A DNA window from Jaculus jaculus isolate mJacJac1 chromosome 1, mJacJac1.mat.Y.cur, whole genome shotgun sequence contains the following coding sequences:
- the Mob2 gene encoding MOB kinase activator 2 isoform X3 codes for MLGEHYSLPADRALLNQPPKTGLRCKMVLQAVSKVLRKSKAKPNGKKPAAEEKKVYLEPEHTKSRITDFEFKELVVLPREIDLNEWLASNTTTFFHHINLQYSTISEFCTGETCQTMAVCNTQYYWYDERGKKVKCTAPQYVDFVMSSVQKLVTDEDVFPTKYENSPAPSSLW; via the exons ATGCTCGGAGAGCACTACAGTCTGCCTGCAGACCGAGCTTTGCTCAACCAGCCTCCTAAAACTGGACTCCGCTGCAAAATGGTGCTTCAGGCCGTCAGCAAAGTGCTCAG GAAGTCTAAAGCCAAGCCTAATGGCAAGAAGCCTGCTGCAGAAGAGAAGAAGGTATACCTGGAGCCGGAGCACACCAAATCAAGGATCACCGACTTCGAGTTCAAGGAGCTGGTAGTGCTGCCCCGGGAGATCGACCTCAACGAGTGGCTGGCCAGCAACA cAACGACGTTTTTCCACCACATCAACCTGCAGTATAGCACAATCTCAGAATTTTGCACAGGAGAGACGTGTCAGACGATGGCCGTGTGTAACAC ACAGTACTACTGGTATGACGAGCGGGGGAAGAAGGTCAAGTGCACAGCCCCCCAGTATGTTGACTTCGTCATGAGCTCTGTGCAGAAGCTAGTGACTGACGAAGATGTTTTCCCCACAAAATACG AGAATTCCCCAGCTCCTTCGAGTCTCTGGTGA
- the Mob2 gene encoding MOB kinase activator 2 isoform X1: MLGEHYSLPADRALLNQPPKTGLRCKMVLQAVSKVLRKSKAKPNGKKPAAEEKKVYLEPEHTKSRITDFEFKELVVLPREIDLNEWLASNTTTFFHHINLQYSTISEFCTGETCQTMAVCNTQYYWYDERGKKVKCTAPQYVDFVMSSVQKLVTDEDVFPTKYGREFPSSFESLVKKICKYLFHVLGHIYWAHFKETLALELHGHLNTLYIHFILFAREFNLLDPKETAVMDDLTEVLCSSPGVGATGDGASNGATGSQNHVKER; the protein is encoded by the exons ATGCTCGGAGAGCACTACAGTCTGCCTGCAGACCGAGCTTTGCTCAACCAGCCTCCTAAAACTGGACTCCGCTGCAAAATGGTGCTTCAGGCCGTCAGCAAAGTGCTCAG GAAGTCTAAAGCCAAGCCTAATGGCAAGAAGCCTGCTGCAGAAGAGAAGAAGGTATACCTGGAGCCGGAGCACACCAAATCAAGGATCACCGACTTCGAGTTCAAGGAGCTGGTAGTGCTGCCCCGGGAGATCGACCTCAACGAGTGGCTGGCCAGCAACA cAACGACGTTTTTCCACCACATCAACCTGCAGTATAGCACAATCTCAGAATTTTGCACAGGAGAGACGTGTCAGACGATGGCCGTGTGTAACAC ACAGTACTACTGGTATGACGAGCGGGGGAAGAAGGTCAAGTGCACAGCCCCCCAGTATGTTGACTTCGTCATGAGCTCTGTGCAGAAGCTAGTGACTGACGAAGATGTTTTCCCCACAAAATACG GCAGAGAATTCCCCAGCTCCTTCGAGTCTCTGGTGAAGAAGATCTGCAAGTACCTGTTTCATGTGCTGGGCCACATCTACTGGGCCCACTTCAAGGAGACCCTGGCCCTCGAGCTGCACGGACACTTGAACACACTGTACATCCACTTCATCCTCTTTGCCAGAGAGTTCAACCTGCTTGACCCCAAAGAGACTGCTGTCATGGACGACCTTACCGAGGTGCTGTGCAGCAGCCCTGGAGTTGGTGCCACTGGGGATGGGGCCAGCAATGGGGCCACGGGGTCACAGAACCATGTGAAGGAGAGATGA
- the Mob2 gene encoding MOB kinase activator 2 isoform X4: MAVCNTQYYWYDERGKKVKCTAPQYVDFVMSSVQKLVTDEDVFPTKYGREFPSSFESLVKKICKYLFHVLGHIYWAHFKETLALELHGHLNTLYIHFILFAREFNLLDPKETAVMDDLTEVLCSSPGVGATGDGASNGATGSQNHVKER, encoded by the exons ATGGCCGTGTGTAACAC ACAGTACTACTGGTATGACGAGCGGGGGAAGAAGGTCAAGTGCACAGCCCCCCAGTATGTTGACTTCGTCATGAGCTCTGTGCAGAAGCTAGTGACTGACGAAGATGTTTTCCCCACAAAATACG GCAGAGAATTCCCCAGCTCCTTCGAGTCTCTGGTGAAGAAGATCTGCAAGTACCTGTTTCATGTGCTGGGCCACATCTACTGGGCCCACTTCAAGGAGACCCTGGCCCTCGAGCTGCACGGACACTTGAACACACTGTACATCCACTTCATCCTCTTTGCCAGAGAGTTCAACCTGCTTGACCCCAAAGAGACTGCTGTCATGGACGACCTTACCGAGGTGCTGTGCAGCAGCCCTGGAGTTGGTGCCACTGGGGATGGGGCCAGCAATGGGGCCACGGGGTCACAGAACCATGTGAAGGAGAGATGA
- the Mob2 gene encoding MOB kinase activator 2 isoform X2 produces the protein MDWLMGKSKAKPNGKKPAAEEKKVYLEPEHTKSRITDFEFKELVVLPREIDLNEWLASNTTTFFHHINLQYSTISEFCTGETCQTMAVCNTQYYWYDERGKKVKCTAPQYVDFVMSSVQKLVTDEDVFPTKYGREFPSSFESLVKKICKYLFHVLGHIYWAHFKETLALELHGHLNTLYIHFILFAREFNLLDPKETAVMDDLTEVLCSSPGVGATGDGASNGATGSQNHVKER, from the exons GAAGTCTAAAGCCAAGCCTAATGGCAAGAAGCCTGCTGCAGAAGAGAAGAAGGTATACCTGGAGCCGGAGCACACCAAATCAAGGATCACCGACTTCGAGTTCAAGGAGCTGGTAGTGCTGCCCCGGGAGATCGACCTCAACGAGTGGCTGGCCAGCAACA cAACGACGTTTTTCCACCACATCAACCTGCAGTATAGCACAATCTCAGAATTTTGCACAGGAGAGACGTGTCAGACGATGGCCGTGTGTAACAC ACAGTACTACTGGTATGACGAGCGGGGGAAGAAGGTCAAGTGCACAGCCCCCCAGTATGTTGACTTCGTCATGAGCTCTGTGCAGAAGCTAGTGACTGACGAAGATGTTTTCCCCACAAAATACG GCAGAGAATTCCCCAGCTCCTTCGAGTCTCTGGTGAAGAAGATCTGCAAGTACCTGTTTCATGTGCTGGGCCACATCTACTGGGCCCACTTCAAGGAGACCCTGGCCCTCGAGCTGCACGGACACTTGAACACACTGTACATCCACTTCATCCTCTTTGCCAGAGAGTTCAACCTGCTTGACCCCAAAGAGACTGCTGTCATGGACGACCTTACCGAGGTGCTGTGCAGCAGCCCTGGAGTTGGTGCCACTGGGGATGGGGCCAGCAATGGGGCCACGGGGTCACAGAACCATGTGAAGGAGAGATGA